A section of the Ciceribacter thiooxidans genome encodes:
- a CDS encoding ArsR/SmtB family transcription factor, producing MQNAADDASELLKALANRHRLLILCQLIDGERSVGQLAEFLGIRDSTVSQHLALLRRDRIISGRRDGQTIWYRIESEPARNVIGALYNTYCSV from the coding sequence ATGCAAAACGCTGCAGACGACGCTAGCGAGCTCCTGAAGGCGCTCGCCAACCGGCACCGGCTTCTTATTCTCTGTCAGTTGATCGACGGCGAACGCTCGGTCGGCCAGCTCGCCGAATTTCTCGGGATCCGGGATTCAACGGTATCGCAGCATCTGGCACTCCTTCGCCGCGACCGCATCATTAGCGGTCGTCGCGACGGGCAGACGATCTGGTACCGGATCGAGAGCGAGCCCGCACGCAACGTTATCGGCGCGCTCTACAACACCTACTGCTCGGTCTGA
- a CDS encoding 4-hydroxyproline epimerase, giving the protein MRWKRTIQLLDVHCEGEIGRLAIGGVPKIPGETVAEQLHWLNTDPKGEELRRFLVLEPRGAPIGSVNLLLPAKHPDADAGFVILQPDQAHASSGSNSICTTTALLESGIVEMKEPETVVTLETAAGLVRATATCRDGRCEKVKLTMVPSFVHELDVGIDTEQWGRITLDLCYGGIFYALVDVRQIGTTIDKSNARTLVEAGMILKELINRTIPVTHPEIPAISGVAYVMFRDIDPDGAIRTCTTMWPGRVDRSPCGTGNSANLATLHARGKAKVGDVFKSRSIIGSEFEVGLSAVTEVAGRPAIIPTITGRGFTFGMTQVALDPFDPFAEGFALTDVWGPSAGEIGKPRA; this is encoded by the coding sequence ATGAGATGGAAGCGTACGATCCAGTTGCTGGATGTCCATTGCGAGGGAGAGATCGGCAGACTGGCAATCGGCGGAGTGCCAAAAATTCCCGGCGAGACGGTCGCCGAGCAGTTGCACTGGCTGAACACCGATCCCAAGGGCGAGGAACTCCGTCGCTTCCTCGTGCTGGAGCCTCGCGGTGCACCGATCGGTTCGGTCAACCTCTTGCTGCCGGCAAAGCATCCCGACGCCGATGCCGGCTTCGTCATTCTTCAGCCGGACCAGGCGCATGCGAGTTCCGGTTCGAACTCGATCTGCACGACGACGGCACTGCTGGAATCGGGCATCGTCGAGATGAAGGAACCGGAGACGGTCGTCACCCTCGAGACGGCTGCCGGCCTGGTCCGCGCCACCGCCACCTGCCGCGACGGGCGCTGCGAGAAGGTGAAGCTCACTATGGTGCCGTCCTTCGTACATGAGCTCGATGTCGGGATTGACACGGAGCAATGGGGGCGCATCACACTCGACCTCTGCTACGGCGGGATCTTCTACGCACTGGTGGATGTCCGGCAGATCGGCACGACGATCGACAAGTCGAACGCCCGCACACTGGTCGAGGCCGGTATGATCCTGAAGGAGTTGATCAATCGTACCATTCCGGTGACGCACCCGGAGATCCCGGCGATTTCGGGCGTCGCTTACGTCATGTTCCGCGATATCGATCCGGACGGTGCGATCCGCACCTGCACGACCATGTGGCCCGGCCGGGTCGACCGTTCGCCGTGCGGCACCGGAAATTCAGCAAACCTCGCGACGCTTCATGCCCGCGGCAAGGCGAAGGTCGGCGACGTCTTCAAGTCGCGGTCGATTATCGGATCGGAATTCGAGGTCGGACTGTCGGCGGTGACGGAAGTCGCGGGAAGGCCGGCCATCATCCCGACGATCACCGGACGAGGCTTCACCTTCGGCATGACGCAGGTTGCGCTCGATCCGTTCGATCCGTTCGCTGAGGGTTTTGCGCTCACAGATGTCTGGGGGCCGTCTGCCGGGGAGATCGGCAAGCCGCGTGCATAA
- a CDS encoding RbsD/FucU family protein, with translation MLKGLDPLLGPDLLATLRAMGHGDEIAIVDGNYPGVEHARRLIRLDGHGLVPVLNAVLSVLPIDDFVPEAIFRSTVGPDRDRLDPVHNEILDCCSRHEPQRSVTPLVGSTFYDRVRAAHAIVQTGEPRLYANVILRKGVIYP, from the coding sequence ATGCTGAAGGGACTTGATCCTCTTCTCGGACCCGACCTGCTCGCCACCCTCCGAGCCATGGGTCACGGCGACGAGATCGCCATCGTCGATGGCAACTATCCCGGCGTCGAACACGCCCGCCGCCTCATCCGTCTCGACGGGCACGGGCTGGTGCCGGTGCTCAACGCGGTCCTCAGCGTGTTGCCGATCGACGATTTCGTCCCGGAAGCGATCTTCCGGTCGACGGTCGGTCCGGATCGCGACCGGCTCGACCCAGTGCATAACGAGATCCTCGATTGCTGCAGCCGGCATGAGCCGCAACGGAGCGTGACGCCGCTCGTTGGAAGCACCTTCTATGATCGGGTCCGCGCAGCCCACGCGATCGTTCAGACAGGCGAGCCACGCCTCTACGCCAACGTGATCCTGCGCAAGGGTGTAATCTATCCCTAA
- a CDS encoding alpha/beta hydrolase, protein MRSGFIGLLAACLVTAGCAGRPIGVMEPVDAKADGASRVDLIAATTRAPSDDKAILFTGERGSGLMMDAVTISIPPEKNRKVGQVQWPKRLPPDPSREFATAAVDPLDSDAEAKAWLRKHKVTSRRVLVFVHGFNNLYEDSVYRFAQIVHDSGAEVVPVVFTWPSRGNIFDYAYDRESTNYSRDALEDMLTRIASHPDVADVTVMAHSMGTWLAVEALRQMAIRNGRVHPKINNVILAAPDLDVDVFAQQFRALQKDAPHFTLFVSRDDRALTLSKHLSGNVERLGRIDPSKEPYRSELESAGITVIDLTELKAEDQLNHGKFAESPEVVRLIGQRLVAGQTITDSQVGLGEGIAAVTVGATSTVGQAAGAVISAPISIFDPRTRRSYGRQLILFGQSAEGTIGSVGNSLGATAAK, encoded by the coding sequence ATTCGTTCCGGATTCATCGGCTTGCTCGCCGCTTGTCTCGTCACTGCCGGCTGTGCCGGTCGGCCGATCGGCGTCATGGAGCCCGTGGATGCGAAGGCTGATGGCGCAAGCCGTGTGGATCTCATCGCTGCGACCACCCGCGCGCCGTCTGACGACAAGGCGATCCTGTTCACGGGCGAACGGGGAAGCGGCCTGATGATGGACGCCGTCACGATCTCCATCCCACCCGAGAAGAACCGCAAGGTCGGGCAGGTTCAGTGGCCGAAACGCCTGCCGCCGGACCCCTCGCGGGAATTCGCGACCGCCGCGGTCGACCCGCTCGATTCAGATGCGGAGGCCAAGGCATGGCTACGCAAGCATAAGGTCACAAGCCGCCGCGTACTTGTGTTCGTCCACGGCTTCAACAATCTCTACGAGGATTCCGTCTACCGTTTCGCGCAGATCGTTCACGATTCCGGCGCCGAGGTGGTGCCGGTCGTGTTTACCTGGCCGTCACGCGGCAACATCTTCGACTATGCCTACGACCGGGAAAGCACCAACTATTCTCGTGATGCGCTCGAGGATATGCTCACACGTATCGCCAGTCATCCCGACGTAGCGGACGTGACCGTCATGGCGCACTCCATGGGCACATGGCTTGCAGTCGAGGCGCTTCGCCAGATGGCGATCCGCAACGGCCGCGTCCATCCGAAGATCAACAACGTCATTCTCGCCGCGCCGGACCTCGATGTTGACGTCTTCGCGCAACAGTTCCGCGCGTTGCAGAAGGACGCACCGCATTTTACGCTCTTCGTCTCGCGCGATGATCGGGCGCTGACACTTTCCAAGCACCTCTCCGGCAATGTCGAACGGCTTGGGCGCATCGACCCGAGCAAGGAACCCTACCGATCGGAACTGGAGAGCGCCGGAATCACGGTGATCGATCTCACCGAACTCAAGGCGGAGGATCAGCTGAACCACGGCAAGTTTGCGGAAAGCCCGGAAGTGGTGCGTCTGATCGGTCAGAGGCTCGTCGCTGGGCAGACCATCACCGACTCGCAGGTGGGGCTCGGTGAGGGGATCGCCGCAGTGACCGTGGGTGCCACCAGTACCGTCGGGCAGGCCGCCGGCGCCGTCATCAGCGCGCCGATTTCGATCTTCGATCCGCGCACGCGCCGAAGCTACGGGCGCCAGCTCATCCTCTTCGGGCAGAGTGCCGAAGGCACGATCGGCTCGGTCGGCAATTCGCTGGGTGCTACCGCCGCAAAGTAG
- the trxC gene encoding thioredoxin TrxC yields MEKDRQIVCPHCGAVNRMKAGRPAAEARCGACKEALFEGHPVEADPGMFEKQIARSEVPVLVDIWAPWCGPCKMMAPHFAEAAKVLEPSMRLMKLNSEDHPEVAGRLGIRGIPTMLLYRDGREIARVSGAMSARQIVDWANSQAAQGV; encoded by the coding sequence ATGGAAAAAGATCGGCAAATCGTTTGTCCGCATTGTGGCGCCGTCAATCGCATGAAGGCAGGACGTCCGGCCGCCGAGGCACGCTGCGGCGCCTGCAAGGAGGCGCTTTTCGAAGGGCATCCGGTGGAGGCGGATCCCGGGATGTTCGAGAAGCAGATCGCCCGCAGCGAAGTGCCGGTTCTCGTCGACATCTGGGCGCCCTGGTGCGGCCCCTGCAAGATGATGGCGCCCCACTTCGCCGAGGCGGCAAAGGTTCTTGAACCTTCGATGCGCCTGATGAAACTCAACTCCGAAGACCATCCGGAAGTTGCCGGACGGCTCGGCATAAGGGGCATTCCCACGATGCTGCTCTATCGGGATGGGCGAGAGATCGCGCGGGTCTCGGGTGCGATGTCCGCACGGCAGATCGTCGACTGGGCCAATTCCCAGGCGGCGCAGGGCGTCTGA
- a CDS encoding acetyl-CoA hydrolase/transferase family protein produces the protein MLRERIRHRPLLDRVVTADQAAALIKDGMTVGMSGFTRAGEAKAVPLALAERARRDPLKITLMTGASLGNDLDKTLAEAHVLARRIPFQSDPGLRKAINAGEVMFIDQHLSETVEQLRTNQIPPVDIAVVEAVAITEQGGIVPTTSVGNSASFAILADKVIVEINLSQPATLEGLHDIYIPTRRPARMPIPVVTPESRVGLPFIPVPPEKIVAIVVSEKHDSSATILPPDDDTRAIAGNLTDFLLNEVKQGRMGYELQPLQAGIGTIANAVLHGFIDSPFHDLKMYSEVLQDSTFELFDAGKLGFASGSSITLSAEMYRKVLPRLVEYKHHLILRPQEISNHPEVIRRLGLICINTALEFDIYGNVNSTHVGGTHMMNGIGGSGDFARNGYMSIFVTKSIAKSGAISSVVPMVSHVDHTEHDVDILVTEVGLADLRGLAPRERAQVIIANCVHPDYRDALRDYYVRASRRGGHTPHILEEAFSWHVALRERGTMRSA, from the coding sequence ATGCTGCGTGAACGGATTCGACACAGGCCCTTGCTCGATCGGGTCGTCACCGCCGACCAAGCGGCAGCCCTCATCAAGGATGGCATGACGGTTGGCATGAGCGGGTTTACCCGTGCCGGCGAAGCCAAGGCCGTGCCGCTTGCTCTCGCCGAACGGGCGCGAAGGGACCCGTTGAAGATCACGCTGATGACCGGCGCCTCGCTCGGAAACGATCTCGACAAGACACTCGCCGAAGCGCATGTGCTCGCCCGGCGCATACCGTTCCAGTCGGACCCGGGCCTGCGCAAGGCGATCAATGCCGGCGAAGTCATGTTCATCGATCAGCACCTCTCCGAAACAGTCGAGCAACTGCGGACGAATCAGATCCCGCCCGTCGACATCGCGGTCGTCGAGGCTGTGGCGATCACCGAGCAGGGCGGCATCGTGCCGACGACCTCGGTCGGAAATTCGGCGAGCTTCGCGATCCTGGCCGATAAGGTGATTGTCGAGATCAATCTGTCGCAGCCAGCGACGCTTGAGGGATTGCACGACATCTACATACCGACCCGCCGGCCCGCCCGCATGCCGATCCCTGTCGTGACACCGGAAAGCCGCGTCGGACTGCCATTCATTCCGGTTCCGCCGGAAAAGATCGTCGCGATCGTGGTCTCGGAGAAGCACGACAGCTCGGCCACCATCCTGCCGCCGGACGATGACACCCGTGCGATCGCCGGCAATCTGACGGACTTCCTGTTGAACGAGGTGAAGCAGGGGCGGATGGGCTATGAGCTGCAGCCGTTGCAGGCGGGGATCGGGACGATCGCCAACGCAGTACTGCACGGCTTCATCGATTCTCCCTTCCATGACCTGAAGATGTATTCAGAGGTTCTGCAGGATTCGACGTTCGAACTGTTCGATGCCGGTAAGCTCGGCTTCGCCTCGGGATCGTCGATCACGCTTTCTGCCGAGATGTATCGCAAGGTCCTGCCGCGGCTCGTCGAGTACAAGCATCACCTGATCCTGCGACCGCAGGAGATCAGCAATCATCCGGAGGTCATCCGGCGCCTCGGCCTTATCTGCATCAACACCGCCCTCGAATTCGACATCTATGGCAACGTCAATTCCACCCATGTCGGCGGAACGCATATGATGAACGGCATCGGCGGTTCGGGCGATTTCGCGCGAAACGGCTACATGTCGATCTTCGTCACCAAGTCGATCGCCAAGAGCGGCGCCATCTCAAGCGTGGTACCGATGGTAAGCCATGTCGATCACACAGAGCACGACGTCGACATCCTGGTGACCGAGGTGGGTCTTGCAGATCTGCGTGGTCTTGCGCCGCGGGAACGCGCACAGGTTATCATCGCCAACTGCGTTCATCCGGACTATCGCGACGCGCTGCGGGACTACTACGTTCGGGCCAGCCGGCGCGGCGGTCATACGCCGCATATCCTCGAAGAGGCATTTTCCTGGCACGTCGCCTTGCGTGAGCGCGGCACCATGCGCTCCGCCTGA
- the mgtA gene encoding magnesium-translocating P-type ATPase, whose amino-acid sequence MNSNAQDRPYWTIDGSELTNALGSGAGGLTASEAAQRLVRLGANSIEESTRVGAIRLLMRQFESPLVLILVFAAVVSMLLQQWVDAAIVVTIVLGSSLLGFYQENRASQAVEALKRRLALTCRVVRDDTEKIVPVSSVVPGDIVLLSAGNLVPADGLVLEAADFLVSEAAMTGESFPVEKRPGKIAADAPISARSNAVFLGASVRSGTARVLAVKTGRQSEFGAIAARLRGRPAETDFARGVRRFGYLLIRVMVLIVLFVLTVNLLLDRPVAESLLFAVALAVGLSPELLPAIITVTLSAGAKGMSERGVIVRRLEGIENLGSMDIFCTDKTGTLTEGTVVLHEAIDADGRRSDEVLQFAFLNASFETGIENPIDAAIIGKGETANLTTAGYSKIDEIPYDFTRRLLTIVVESAEHSSQRRIVTKGAFDNVLAACTSVSRSGATIPLDEALREELARFPESRGAEGYRVLAIATRETDVKADYTRDDEAGMTLQGFLVFEDPPKAEAKKTISDLAALGIRIKVISGDNRFVTAHVAQVVGLNPAGILTGDEIAKLNDEALWNMAARTDLFVEVDPQQKERIIRALQRTGHSVGYLGDGINDAPALHVADVGISVEQAVDVARESADIILLNRDLDVLRSGIEEGRRTFANTLKYISITTSANFGNMVSMALATPLLPYLPLSAKQILLNNFLSDMPSIAISSDNADPEQIATPQRWSIRDIQRFMVVFGLISSCFDMLTFATLLFVFHANEATFQTSWFMISLLTELGVVLVLRTRKPAWRSRPSSLLLWSTIAVSGATLTIPYLGTLTGVFDFVPLSATQMGAAILIIAAYLAATEIVKQRVFRPQPRRGDRRDVGTTAQNRR is encoded by the coding sequence ATGAACAGCAATGCACAGGACAGGCCCTACTGGACGATAGACGGCAGCGAACTGACCAATGCGCTGGGCTCCGGTGCAGGCGGCCTCACCGCATCCGAGGCGGCCCAGAGGCTTGTGCGGCTCGGGGCGAACTCGATTGAGGAAAGTACCCGCGTCGGCGCCATCCGGCTGCTGATGCGCCAGTTCGAAAGTCCGCTCGTTCTGATCCTCGTCTTCGCCGCGGTCGTTTCGATGCTGCTGCAACAGTGGGTTGATGCAGCCATCGTCGTCACTATCGTGCTCGGCAGTTCCCTCCTCGGCTTCTACCAGGAGAACCGGGCCTCGCAGGCCGTCGAGGCGCTGAAACGCCGGCTTGCACTCACTTGCCGCGTCGTGCGCGACGACACAGAAAAAATAGTGCCTGTCTCGTCTGTAGTTCCGGGCGACATCGTCCTGCTCTCCGCCGGCAACCTGGTTCCAGCAGATGGGCTCGTGCTCGAGGCAGCCGACTTCCTGGTCAGCGAAGCCGCGATGACGGGCGAATCCTTCCCGGTCGAAAAACGACCCGGAAAGATTGCCGCCGACGCACCGATTTCCGCCCGATCCAACGCCGTCTTCCTCGGCGCCTCGGTGCGCAGCGGAACCGCAAGGGTGCTTGCGGTCAAAACCGGCAGGCAGAGCGAGTTCGGCGCCATCGCCGCAAGACTTCGCGGGCGACCCGCAGAAACGGATTTCGCCCGCGGCGTGCGTCGGTTCGGTTACCTGCTGATCCGCGTCATGGTGCTGATCGTACTCTTCGTGCTGACGGTCAATCTGCTGCTGGACCGTCCGGTTGCGGAGTCATTGCTCTTCGCTGTCGCACTTGCCGTCGGGCTTTCGCCGGAACTCCTGCCGGCGATCATTACCGTGACCCTTTCCGCCGGCGCCAAAGGGATGAGCGAACGTGGCGTCATCGTCCGCCGTCTCGAGGGGATCGAGAACCTCGGCAGCATGGATATCTTCTGCACCGACAAGACGGGCACGCTGACGGAAGGAACGGTGGTGCTGCATGAGGCCATCGACGCCGATGGTCGCCGTTCCGACGAGGTTCTGCAGTTCGCGTTTCTGAACGCCTCCTTCGAGACGGGAATCGAAAACCCGATCGATGCCGCGATCATCGGGAAAGGCGAGACGGCGAACCTGACGACCGCCGGATATTCGAAGATCGACGAGATCCCTTACGATTTCACCCGCCGGCTGCTGACCATCGTCGTTGAAAGCGCGGAGCATTCTTCGCAGCGCCGGATCGTTACCAAAGGCGCTTTCGACAACGTGCTCGCCGCCTGTACCTCCGTCTCGCGGAGTGGAGCGACGATCCCGCTCGACGAGGCTCTGCGGGAGGAACTGGCAAGATTTCCCGAGAGCCGGGGCGCCGAAGGCTACCGCGTGCTGGCGATCGCCACCCGCGAGACGGACGTGAAAGCAGACTACACCCGCGACGACGAAGCCGGGATGACGCTGCAAGGCTTCCTGGTCTTCGAGGACCCGCCAAAGGCCGAGGCGAAGAAGACGATCTCGGATCTCGCCGCGCTCGGCATCCGCATAAAGGTCATCAGCGGCGACAACCGCTTCGTCACCGCTCACGTCGCGCAAGTCGTCGGTCTGAATCCGGCCGGGATTCTTACGGGCGACGAGATCGCGAAACTGAACGACGAAGCTCTGTGGAACATGGCGGCCCGCACCGACCTTTTCGTGGAGGTCGACCCCCAGCAGAAGGAAAGGATCATCCGCGCCCTCCAACGTACGGGTCACTCCGTCGGATATCTCGGCGACGGGATCAACGACGCGCCGGCGCTTCACGTCGCCGACGTCGGCATCTCGGTGGAGCAGGCAGTGGACGTTGCCCGCGAAAGCGCCGACATCATCCTTCTCAACCGCGATCTCGACGTGCTGCGTTCCGGCATCGAGGAGGGCCGGCGAACCTTTGCCAACACGCTGAAGTACATCTCGATCACGACGAGCGCCAATTTCGGCAACATGGTCAGCATGGCGCTCGCCACGCCGCTGCTGCCATACCTGCCGCTCTCGGCCAAGCAGATCCTGCTCAACAACTTCCTTTCCGACATGCCGTCGATCGCGATTTCGAGCGACAATGCCGATCCGGAACAGATCGCAACGCCGCAGCGGTGGAGCATCCGCGACATCCAGCGTTTCATGGTGGTCTTCGGGCTGATCAGTTCCTGTTTCGACATGCTGACCTTCGCCACCCTGCTCTTCGTCTTTCACGCCAACGAGGCGACCTTCCAGACTTCGTGGTTCATGATCTCGCTGCTGACCGAGCTCGGTGTGGTACTGGTGTTGCGCACCCGCAAGCCCGCCTGGCGAAGCAGACCGAGTTCGTTGCTTCTCTGGTCGACGATCGCCGTCTCCGGCGCGACGCTCACCATCCCCTATCTCGGAACACTGACCGGGGTATTTGACTTCGTGCCGCTGTCGGCGACGCAAATGGGCGCGGCGATCCTCATCATCGCCGCCTATCTCGCAGCGACAGAGATCGTGAAGCAGCGTGTGTTCCGTCCGCAGCCGAGGCGCGGCGATCGCCGCGACGTGGGAACAACTGCTCAGAACCGCCGTTAG
- a CDS encoding NAD(P)/FAD-dependent oxidoreductase, with protein sequence MSKTTVVVGAGVVGAAIAFELQKRGRQVTLVDRDQPGLGASFGNMASIAVSEFMAVSRPATWKKIPRWLLDPEGPVWLRPSYAPKMTPWFLRFLLAGRPSRVAEIEAAGASLCVRVLDDLTPMLDAIGARDMLTDEGCLAIYETEAEFAADRDHIALMENYGFAHQVLTGKSISDLEPSLAPHIAKAVLLPANRSIRDPYQLVLKLVEAFRQAGGVFVSGEVERVNRHGGGADIVFAGGTRLFASDVVLAAGARTRFLAARLGEPIPLETERGYHTQIMAPGISMRHSIIWPERAFMVTPTAGGIRVGGNVELAGLDAAPDYRRARVLVRHAQRALPGLKAEEASEWMGHRPAFPDTLPIISASSRVPGVWYATGHGHLGLTYSATTARLIADMMTSARPPVDMTPFSITRF encoded by the coding sequence ATGAGCAAGACCACCGTTGTTGTCGGAGCCGGCGTAGTCGGCGCAGCGATCGCATTCGAGCTTCAGAAGCGTGGCCGCCAGGTGACGCTGGTTGATCGGGATCAGCCGGGGCTCGGCGCATCCTTCGGCAACATGGCCAGCATCGCGGTGTCAGAGTTCATGGCGGTGTCGCGTCCCGCCACATGGAAGAAGATTCCGCGCTGGCTCCTCGATCCCGAAGGGCCGGTGTGGTTGCGTCCGTCCTACGCACCGAAGATGACGCCGTGGTTCCTCCGCTTCCTCCTTGCCGGGCGCCCCTCGCGTGTCGCCGAGATCGAAGCGGCCGGGGCCAGCCTCTGCGTGCGCGTCCTCGACGATCTGACGCCGATGCTCGACGCGATCGGCGCCCGGGACATGCTGACCGACGAGGGCTGTCTCGCCATCTACGAGACCGAGGCGGAGTTTGCCGCCGACCGCGACCACATCGCGCTCATGGAGAATTACGGTTTTGCTCATCAGGTGCTGACCGGCAAGTCGATTAGCGATCTCGAACCCTCACTGGCGCCGCACATCGCCAAGGCCGTTCTGCTGCCGGCGAATCGCTCGATCCGCGACCCGTATCAGCTCGTGTTGAAGCTCGTCGAAGCCTTCAGGCAAGCCGGCGGCGTCTTTGTCTCCGGTGAGGTCGAACGCGTGAATCGGCATGGCGGCGGTGCGGACATCGTTTTCGCCGGCGGGACGCGGCTCTTCGCCTCCGACGTCGTCCTCGCGGCCGGCGCCCGGACCCGCTTTCTTGCCGCTCGGCTCGGCGAGCCGATCCCGCTCGAGACCGAGCGCGGTTATCATACGCAGATCATGGCTCCTGGCATTTCCATGCGCCATTCGATCATCTGGCCGGAGCGGGCGTTCATGGTGACGCCGACTGCGGGCGGCATCCGCGTCGGTGGCAACGTGGAGCTCGCCGGGCTCGATGCCGCGCCCGACTATCGCCGCGCCCGCGTTCTCGTTCGTCACGCCCAGCGGGCGCTTCCGGGCCTGAAGGCGGAGGAGGCGAGCGAATGGATGGGGCATCGCCCTGCCTTCCCCGATACCCTGCCGATCATCTCGGCGTCGTCGCGGGTGCCCGGCGTCTGGTACGCGACGGGACACGGTCATCTCGGCTTGACCTATTCGGCGACGACGGCGAGGCTCATCGCCGATATGATGACCAGCGCGCGGCCGCCGGTCGACATGACGCCCTTCAGCATCACCCGCTTTTGA